From Oceanococcus sp. HetDA_MAG_MS8, one genomic window encodes:
- a CDS encoding geranylgeranyl diphosphate reductase: MQTFEAVIVGGGPAGATAAWDLARAGRSVLLLDREGRIKPCGGAIPPKALEEFALPESLLKAKVHCARVISPRKRRVDMPINGFVGMVDREDFDEWLRARAAACGAQRRQGQFRKVRKSADGTVVVEYDHSLKGGGVERIQVRTRLLVGADGARSEVARQALPESKDVPFVAAYHEIVESPQAAAGEAFDGARCDVYYQGEISPDFYGWVFPHGKQTSIGVGTAHKGFSMRHAVASLRERSGMAEAKIIRREGAPIPLRTLKRWDDGRNVILAGDAAGCVAPSSGEGIYYAMLSGRLAAEAAAKTLETRDARHLASARKRFMRAHGRVFWVLGIMQWFWYSSDRRRERFVSICSDPDVQHLTWEAYMHKRLVRARPAAHMRIFFKDLAHLLGLVRP; this comes from the coding sequence ATGCAAACTTTCGAAGCCGTCATCGTTGGCGGTGGGCCAGCCGGAGCTACAGCCGCCTGGGATCTGGCGCGTGCAGGGCGCAGCGTGCTGCTGCTCGACCGTGAGGGCCGGATTAAGCCCTGTGGTGGTGCCATACCGCCCAAAGCCTTGGAAGAGTTCGCGCTGCCCGAATCTCTGTTGAAGGCCAAGGTGCATTGTGCGCGTGTGATTTCCCCACGCAAACGTCGCGTGGATATGCCCATTAACGGCTTCGTGGGCATGGTCGACCGCGAAGACTTTGACGAATGGCTACGCGCTCGCGCTGCCGCATGTGGAGCCCAGCGCCGCCAGGGCCAGTTCCGCAAAGTGCGCAAAAGCGCAGATGGCACCGTTGTGGTGGAGTACGACCATAGTCTAAAAGGCGGTGGTGTAGAGCGAATCCAAGTGCGTACCCGCCTGCTCGTCGGCGCCGACGGAGCCCGTTCCGAAGTGGCGCGGCAAGCTCTGCCCGAGTCCAAGGACGTTCCTTTTGTGGCCGCCTATCACGAAATTGTGGAGTCACCCCAGGCTGCTGCCGGAGAGGCCTTCGATGGAGCCCGCTGCGATGTCTATTACCAGGGAGAAATCTCCCCAGATTTTTATGGCTGGGTGTTTCCTCATGGCAAGCAAACCAGCATTGGTGTGGGCACAGCGCATAAAGGGTTTTCCATGCGTCACGCCGTGGCCAGCCTGCGAGAACGCAGCGGCATGGCCGAGGCCAAGATTATTCGCCGGGAAGGCGCACCTATTCCTTTGCGCACGTTGAAGCGCTGGGATGATGGTCGCAACGTGATCCTGGCCGGCGACGCTGCCGGCTGCGTGGCGCCATCTTCTGGCGAGGGCATTTACTACGCCATGCTAAGTGGTCGGTTGGCTGCCGAAGCAGCGGCAAAAACCTTAGAAACCCGCGACGCCCGGCACTTGGCCAGCGCTCGCAAACGTTTTATGCGTGCCCATGGCCGGGTCTTTTGGGTGCTGGGCATCATGCAATGGTTTTGGTACTCCAGCGATCGTCGGCGTGAGCGCTTTGTGAGTATTTGTTCCGACCCCGATGTGCAGCACCTCACCTGGGAGGCTTATATGCACAAGCGCTTGGTGCGGGCGCGGCCAGCGGCGCACATGCGCATCTTCTTCAAAGACTTAGCGCACCTGCTGGGTCTGGTGCGTCCGTGA
- a CDS encoding tryptophan-rich sensory protein: MTEGAKHRPILAALGAAVLVAVLGGLSTDIGPWYQQLQKPSWQPPDWVFGPVWTLLYALAALAGVWAWQAAHSAAERGNVLLLFSQNAALNVLWSLLFFRLQRPDWALVEVGVLWASTGLLVVGIARLHRAAGAVLVPYWAWVSFAAVLNYAIVARNAPFGAGP, from the coding sequence GTGACTGAAGGCGCAAAACATCGCCCCATTCTCGCGGCTCTAGGAGCCGCCGTCCTGGTGGCGGTACTCGGCGGCTTATCCACCGATATAGGGCCTTGGTATCAGCAACTGCAAAAGCCAAGCTGGCAGCCACCCGATTGGGTGTTTGGGCCGGTGTGGACGCTGCTGTATGCCTTGGCCGCTTTAGCTGGAGTCTGGGCCTGGCAGGCGGCCCACAGCGCGGCAGAGCGCGGCAATGTGTTGCTGCTGTTTAGCCAAAACGCGGCCTTGAATGTGCTCTGGAGTTTATTGTTTTTCCGCCTGCAGCGGCCGGATTGGGCGCTGGTGGAAGTGGGCGTGCTGTGGGCCTCTACCGGGCTTTTAGTTGTTGGTATTGCTCGTCTTCATCGAGCTGCCGGCGCTGTTTTAGTGCCCTATTGGGCCTGGGTCAGCTTCGCCGCTGTACTCAATTACGCCATCGTTGCGCGCAATGCACCTTTTGGGGCGGGACCGTGA
- the ispH gene encoding 4-hydroxy-3-methylbut-2-enyl diphosphate reductase translates to MQIRLAKPRGFCAGVDRAIAIVQRALEQLPGPIYVRHEVVHNRSVVDELRQQGAIFVDEVSDVPPGSTCIFSAHGVAPEVVEQARLRGLLVVDATCPLVAKVHLEVIRYAKEGRDVLLIGHAGHPEVQGTMGQFDTSYGGRMHLLSTVEQAHALELDPQRGLAYVTQTTLSVDDTQAIIAALQLRYPHMVGPARDDICYATQNRQDAVRSLARECDLVLVVGSANSSNSNRLCELARSLGARARLIEGAGVLSLQDLHGASCIGVTAGASAPESRVQEVVSWLRQQGAQAPVEMPGVDESVVFSLPQILRGSYAA, encoded by the coding sequence ATGCAAATTCGTTTGGCGAAGCCGCGCGGGTTTTGTGCGGGCGTAGACCGTGCTATTGCCATCGTGCAGCGGGCTTTGGAGCAACTACCAGGGCCGATTTATGTGCGTCATGAAGTGGTCCATAACCGCAGCGTAGTGGATGAACTGCGCCAGCAAGGGGCGATTTTTGTGGACGAAGTCAGCGATGTTCCGCCGGGCTCCACATGTATTTTTAGCGCGCATGGCGTCGCCCCCGAAGTGGTGGAGCAAGCCCGCTTACGCGGTTTGTTGGTGGTTGATGCGACCTGTCCTCTTGTGGCCAAGGTTCATCTGGAAGTGATCCGCTACGCCAAAGAGGGGCGTGATGTGCTCCTCATCGGGCACGCAGGTCATCCCGAAGTGCAGGGCACCATGGGACAGTTTGATACCAGCTACGGTGGCCGTATGCACCTGCTATCGACTGTAGAGCAGGCACATGCGCTGGAGCTGGACCCGCAGCGAGGCTTGGCTTATGTGACCCAAACCACACTGTCAGTCGACGACACCCAAGCCATCATCGCGGCGTTGCAGCTGCGCTATCCGCACATGGTCGGGCCGGCGCGAGACGATATTTGTTACGCCACGCAAAACCGCCAGGACGCAGTCCGCAGCCTGGCGCGTGAGTGTGACCTGGTTTTGGTGGTGGGCTCTGCGAACAGTTCTAACTCCAACCGCTTGTGTGAGTTGGCGCGCAGCCTGGGCGCACGAGCCCGGCTCATAGAAGGCGCTGGTGTCTTGAGTCTTCAAGATCTGCATGGTGCAAGCTGTATCGGGGTCACGGCAGGAGCCTCGGCCCCTGAGTCTCGGGTGCAAGAAGTGGTGAGCTGGTTGCGCCAGCAGGGTGCTCAGGCCCCGGTGGAGATGCCAGGTGTAGACGAGTCGGTGGTGTTTAGCCTGCCGCAAATCTTGCGCGGTTCCTATGCCGCCTGA
- the bchI gene encoding magnesium chelatase ATPase subunit I has product MSTPYPFSAIVAQDGMTQALLIAAVEPRIGGVLILGDRGTGKSTAVRGLAALLPKMAMVKDCRYHCDPARPVPDCPSCGGQGKPVKAAVPVVDLPLGASEDRIVGALDLEQALVHGRKSFEPGLLASAHRGFLYIDEVNLLEDHLVDLLLDVAASGENVVEREGLSLRHPARFVLVGSGNPEEGELRPQLLDRFGLAVDVSTPQDVQQRMQVIRRRTEFEDDPAAFLRRWQRQEGKLRRSIVKARECLDGIAVPDAALQRAAELCMALGTDGLRGELTLIRAARAIAALNAAESVGDAHLQQAAPLALRHRLRRDPLDESGSGARVQRALDEVFA; this is encoded by the coding sequence ATGAGTACTCCCTATCCCTTTTCCGCCATCGTCGCCCAAGACGGCATGACCCAAGCCTTGCTCATCGCGGCCGTGGAGCCGCGAATTGGCGGCGTTTTAATTTTGGGCGATCGCGGCACCGGAAAATCTACGGCCGTCCGCGGTTTGGCTGCGCTGCTGCCCAAGATGGCCATGGTCAAGGATTGCCGCTATCACTGTGATCCGGCGCGTCCCGTGCCGGACTGTCCCTCCTGTGGCGGGCAGGGTAAGCCGGTGAAGGCTGCGGTCCCCGTGGTCGACTTGCCTTTGGGCGCCAGCGAAGATCGCATTGTTGGCGCCTTGGATTTGGAGCAGGCCCTGGTCCATGGGCGCAAATCATTTGAGCCGGGTTTGCTGGCCAGTGCGCATCGAGGCTTTTTATACATCGATGAAGTCAATTTGCTGGAAGACCACTTGGTGGACCTGCTCTTGGATGTAGCGGCCTCGGGCGAGAATGTGGTGGAGCGTGAAGGTTTGAGCCTGCGTCACCCAGCCCGGTTTGTATTGGTGGGCAGCGGGAACCCCGAAGAGGGTGAGCTGCGCCCCCAACTCTTGGATCGCTTCGGCTTAGCCGTCGATGTGAGTACGCCTCAAGATGTGCAGCAGCGCATGCAGGTCATTCGCAGGCGGACCGAATTTGAAGATGACCCGGCGGCATTCCTGCGCCGCTGGCAGCGTCAGGAAGGCAAATTGCGTCGCAGCATCGTTAAAGCGCGCGAGTGTCTTGATGGGATCGCAGTACCCGATGCGGCATTGCAAAGAGCTGCTGAGCTCTGCATGGCTTTGGGCACGGATGGTTTGCGCGGTGAACTCACTCTCATTCGGGCAGCCCGCGCCATCGCCGCTTTGAATGCTGCCGAGTCTGTAGGGGATGCTCATCTGCAGCAGGCTGCGCCGCTGGCCTTGCGTCATCGCTTGCGCCGCGACCCCTTGGATGAGTCAGGCTCCGGGGCGCGTGTGCAACGGGCCTTAGATGAGGTCTTTGCCTGA